The genomic interval CGCGCCGAACGCGCCGACGATGTTGCCGAGGGCCATCCCGGCCCACAGTCCGGTCGGTCCCCACCCGGCGACGAAGACGAGGTACGCGACGGTCGGCACCCGGCCGACCCACAGCGCCATCAGGGAGAACGCCAGCGCGGTCTTCGTGTTGCCAGCACCTCGGTACGCGCCGAGGACGACCTGAAGGACGCCGATGAACGCGAACTCGACGGTGCGGATGCGGAGGTACTCCGTGCCGTGGCGGATGGTCTCGGCGGCCTCGGCGGTGCCGGTCGCCATGAACACCGAGACGATGGGTTCGGCGAACAGGTAGGCGACGACGGCGACGAGGAACATCACGCCCGCGCCGACGCTGGCGGCGAGTTGCACCGCACGCTCCGCTCGCTCCGCTTTCTGGGCACCGAGGTTCTGACCGACCATCGTGTTCGTCGCCCGACCCAGCCCCATCGCGGGGAGGAACACCAGCGAGATGAGCCTGTTGCCCAGCCCGTACGCGGCGACGACCGGGGTGGCGAACGTCACGACCATCGCGGTGAGGGTTATCATCGCCAGGGCGCTGGTCGACTGTTCGAGGGCGCTCGGCACGCCGATGTCGACGATCTTGCGGACAGTCTCGCGGTCGGTCTTCAGGTAGTCGAGTCTGAGGTCCGGCCCGAGGTCCGTCCCGAAGAGGACGTAGACGCCGACGACCGTCGCCGCCGCCCGGGCGATCAGCGTCGCCAGCGCCGCCCCCTCGACGCCCATCCCCGTGAACCCCGTCTGTGCCGCGAGGCTCGACTGGACCCCCTCCGCGCCGAGCATCGCGAACAGCGGGTTCTCGGTGAACCCGAAGATGAGGATAGGGTCGAGGACGACGTTGAGCACGACCGACAGGAGCATCACGAGCATCGGCGTCCGGGTGTCGCCGTAGCCGCGCATCAGCGCGGAGAAGACGAAGAAGCCGAACAGGAACGGCGTGCCGAGGAAGAACACCCGCATGTAGTCGGCCGCCAGCGGCACGACCTCGCGGGCCGTCTCGGGGTCCGTGGGGAGGAGACCGAGCATCGGTCCCGCCGCGACGAAGCCGAGTGCGCCGAGCACGACGGCGAGTTTCGTCACGAACGAGAGCGTCTGTCCGGCGACGAAGTCGGCGTCGCCGTCGCTGCCCGCGCCGGTGTACTGCGCGACCAGCGTGCTCCCGGCGACGGTGAACCCGCCGCCGACCGACAGCAGGAGGAAGATGAGCGGGAAGGCGAGGCTCATCGCGCCGACGGCGGCCGCGGAGTAGCGGCCGAGCCAGATGGTGTCGGCGAGGTTGTACGCCACCTGGAGCAGCTCAGTGACGACGATGGGCCACGCCAGCGTGAACAGCGGCCACGCCAACCCGCCCTCTGTGATAGTTCGGTCTCGACTCACGGGGAACCCACTCTCGTCAGGAGTTCGGTTCCGTCACTATAGGGCTGGCGTGAGATTCAGTGACTATAGCACTCCATCGTCACACACGGTTCGCGTCACGGCGACAGTCGACACTGGAAGTCGGGGGTCGAGAGAACGAAAACGGCAGACGCGGAACGAGAAGCGCTCGGTCGGTGCGTGTCGGCCGATGCGTGTCGGCCGCGTTACGGGCTCTCGCCCGTCTCGATGGAGAAGTCGGACTGCGGGTACGCGACGCAGGTGAGCGTGTAGCCGTCGGACATCTCGGCGTCGCCGAGCATCTCGTTGGTGTGGTGTTTCACGTAGTCCTCGGCGTGTCCGCCGGAGGTGATGTGCCCTCCACAGGAGATACACTGCCCCTCGCGGCAGGCGTAGGGGAGGTCCCAGCCCTGGTCCTCTCCTGCTTCGAGCACGGTCGTGTTCTCCTTGATCTCGATGGTCTCTCCCTCCTTGACGAACTCGATTTCGTACGTCTCGGCCTCGTCGTCGGGAATCGCCGAGGGGTCGTCGTCGCCCGCCGCCTGGCCCTCGCCCTCGCCGTCGTCCAGTTCGCCCTCGGACCCGGCCCCGACGGCACCCGCCGCGACGCCGCCACCGCCGATGGAGCGGTTCATCGGTTCCGGGAAGTCCGTCTCGGGGACCGTCGAGGCACGCCGTTCGAGGATGTCGTTGGAGATGTCCTCGGTGGGCGTCCACTCGGTCCCGCGCGAGAAGTGAAGGACCACGACGAAGAGGACGATAGTCGCCCCCACGCCGATACCCAGTGCGTCTACCATGCTGGCGAGTTGGCGAGGGGGCGTTAACAGCATTGCGATACCACGTTTTGCTGCACTCACGTCGCGGCGACACGCTCGGCGGTGCCTCGCGGTCGCCGCTGGTTCGCTGGCAAAATCTGGACTAAAAACCTGCGTCGCCCCCTTCGGGGGCTCCTTGGCCCGCTCGCTTGTTCGCCGCTCCGCGGCTCACTCGCTCGCGGCACAACAGAAAGCATGACCGCACAGCACCGCGCCCGCTCGGCTCCGCTGACCGCCCGGCATCGTACCGCACCCACACCTCCGACTGTCTCAGTCCGCTCGCACTCGCGCCAACGGGTCGCCGTAGGCGAACACCTCGTTCTCCCCGACGAGGCGTTCGGTGACGGTACCGGTGGTGGGCATCTGGACATCGATGGCGACCTTCTCTATCTGAATCTCGCAGATGACGTCGCCCTCGTCGGCCTGGCTCCCCTCGCGGACGAACCAGTTGCTGACGACGGCCTCCTCGACGTCCATCGCGTCGTCGGGCCAGTAGGCGGCCGAGTCGACGAGCGTCTCGGACTCGCTCATTCGGTGACCGTGCGAATCGCCTCGGCGATGTCCGCGGTGCCCGGGTTGACCGCCTCTTCGAGCGGTCGCGCGTACGGGATGGGCACGTCCGGGATGGCGAGGCGCTGGACCGATTCGAGGTCGTCGAGCGCCTCCTCGGCGACGCGAGCGACCACCTCGCCGGTCAGTCCGAACGACCGGTAGTCCTCGTCGACGACCACGAGTCGTCCCGTCTTCCGCACCGACTCGATGACCGTCTCGGTGTCGAACGGGACGAGCGTCCGCAGGTCGATCACCTCCGCGTCGATGCCGTCGTCGGCCAGTTCGTTCGCGGCCTCCATCGCCCGGTGGACGTGCAGGCCGAGGGTGACGACGGTGGCGTCGCTCCCCTCGCGTCTCACCTCCGCGTCGCCGAAGGGAAGGGTGTACGCCTCCTCGGGGACGTCCGTCTTCGGTCCCTCCGGGGCGGGCATCCAGCCGATACCCATCAGGCGCTTGTGGAACATGTAGACGACCGGGTCGTCGTCGCGGATGGCGGCGTGCATCAGCCCCTTCGCGTCGTAGGCGTTCGAAGGGACGACGACCTTCATCCCCGGCAGGTGGGCGAACGTGCCGTAGAGCGTCTGGGAGTGCTGGCCGGCGTCGTTGTACCCCCCGCCGACCGCGGTGGTGAGCACCATCGGGACGTTGACCGCCCCGCCGCTCATGTACGTGTTCTTCGCCATCTGGTTGTAGATCTGGTCCATGCAGACGCCGAAGAAGTCGACGAACATCAGCTCCGCAATCGGGCGCATCCCGGCCTGTGCGGCCCCGACGGCCGCCCCGATGTACGCCGTCTCGCTGATGGGCACGTCCATGATGCGGTCGTGCCCGAACTCGTCGAGCAGGCCCTGCGTGGAGTCGAAGATGCCGCCGTAGTCGGCGACGTCCTCGCCCATGTAGAACACCTCCTCGTTCTCGCGCATCTCGTGGGCGATGGCCTCGACCATCGCCCGACTCATCGTCAGTTCGCGTCCCTTCGCTACCTGCTGGGTCATCGGTCCGCACCTCCGTTCGCCGCGTCCGTCTCCGGTGGTGTGTCGCCGTCACCGTCGGTGTCACCACCCCCGCCGTCGGTCACCACCTGTGCCCGCGGTGGCGTGACGAACACGTCCTCGTACGCCTCGTCGGGGTCCGGTTCGGGTTGCTCCTTCGCCCACTCGATTGCCTCCTCGACTCGCTCGTGGGCGCGCGC from Halomarina salina carries:
- a CDS encoding MATE family efflux transporter yields the protein MSRDRTITEGGLAWPLFTLAWPIVVTELLQVAYNLADTIWLGRYSAAAVGAMSLAFPLIFLLLSVGGGFTVAGSTLVAQYTGAGSDGDADFVAGQTLSFVTKLAVVLGALGFVAAGPMLGLLPTDPETAREVVPLAADYMRVFFLGTPFLFGFFVFSALMRGYGDTRTPMLVMLLSVVLNVVLDPILIFGFTENPLFAMLGAEGVQSSLAAQTGFTGMGVEGAALATLIARAAATVVGVYVLFGTDLGPDLRLDYLKTDRETVRKIVDIGVPSALEQSTSALAMITLTAMVVTFATPVVAAYGLGNRLISLVFLPAMGLGRATNTMVGQNLGAQKAERAERAVQLAASVGAGVMFLVAVVAYLFAEPIVSVFMATGTAEAAETIRHGTEYLRIRTVEFAFIGVLQVVLGAYRGAGNTKTALAFSLMALWVGRVPTVAYLVFVAGWGPTGLWAGMALGNIVGAFGAVAWFLRGTWKETVVDEQPAATAVAED
- a CDS encoding 2Fe-2S iron-sulfur cluster-binding protein; translation: MVDALGIGVGATIVLFVVVLHFSRGTEWTPTEDISNDILERRASTVPETDFPEPMNRSIGGGGVAAGAVGAGSEGELDDGEGEGQAAGDDDPSAIPDDEAETYEIEFVKEGETIEIKENTTVLEAGEDQGWDLPYACREGQCISCGGHITSGGHAEDYVKHHTNEMLGDAEMSDGYTLTCVAYPQSDFSIETGESP
- a CDS encoding lipoyl domain-containing protein; the encoded protein is MSESETLVDSAAYWPDDAMDVEEAVVSNWFVREGSQADEGDVICEIQIEKVAIDVQMPTTGTVTERLVGENEVFAYGDPLARVRAD
- a CDS encoding alpha-ketoacid dehydrogenase subunit beta, translated to MTQQVAKGRELTMSRAMVEAIAHEMRENEEVFYMGEDVADYGGIFDSTQGLLDEFGHDRIMDVPISETAYIGAAVGAAQAGMRPIAELMFVDFFGVCMDQIYNQMAKNTYMSGGAVNVPMVLTTAVGGGYNDAGQHSQTLYGTFAHLPGMKVVVPSNAYDAKGLMHAAIRDDDPVVYMFHKRLMGIGWMPAPEGPKTDVPEEAYTLPFGDAEVRREGSDATVVTLGLHVHRAMEAANELADDGIDAEVIDLRTLVPFDTETVIESVRKTGRLVVVDEDYRSFGLTGEVVARVAEEALDDLESVQRLAIPDVPIPYARPLEEAVNPGTADIAEAIRTVTE